A region of Deinococcus radiodurans R1 = ATCC 13939 = DSM 20539 DNA encodes the following proteins:
- the qatC gene encoding Qat anti-phage system QueC-like protein QatC, whose product MRHFLCTPNPPAAVSNGSTIVALYGRRLNTHQVGIGASLREAVIRKRWPIPSQSWDFLSFTLSVLAADLSSPRSESPDGWTRELSLTISVTDADLWNAQARALEEALAYLTTDRWSITFSPGGYQYQPKEPIGPLIEDCVALLSGGLDSLVGMIDLVAEGHNPLAVSQLVAGDAAKQREIATDLGRTTHLQLNHAAECPTPGEDSQRSRTLIFLAYAVLAATATTRFQQARAVPIYINENGFIALNPPLTPMRIGSLSTRTAHPVFLQQLQAVLQAVGLNVALINPYALKTKGEMLTECANQTVLSRWASATTSCGRYRRFGYKHCGRCIPCQVRRAAFLAWGQPDRTEYVFYPLGQNDDSHALFDDVRSLALAIITVEQEGVQRFLGASLSDRRIGDRAAMEAMVKRSMEELGALHRLLKVP is encoded by the coding sequence ATGAGACATTTCCTGTGTACCCCCAACCCACCCGCAGCGGTCTCGAACGGGTCAACAATTGTTGCTCTCTATGGCCGACGACTGAACACTCATCAAGTCGGCATCGGTGCCAGCCTCCGGGAAGCGGTGATTCGAAAGAGGTGGCCGATTCCGAGCCAATCCTGGGATTTTCTGAGCTTTACGCTGTCCGTTTTAGCTGCGGATCTTTCCTCTCCCAGGAGCGAAAGCCCAGATGGGTGGACGCGTGAACTGTCCTTAACCATCTCTGTAACAGATGCTGACCTATGGAATGCTCAAGCCCGGGCGCTGGAAGAGGCGCTCGCCTACCTGACGACGGATCGCTGGAGCATCACGTTCAGCCCAGGCGGATACCAGTACCAACCTAAAGAACCTATTGGCCCGCTTATTGAAGACTGCGTGGCCTTGCTCTCAGGGGGATTGGACAGTTTGGTAGGGATGATCGACCTAGTGGCTGAAGGGCACAATCCCCTTGCCGTGAGTCAACTGGTCGCAGGAGACGCCGCTAAGCAAAGGGAGATCGCCACTGACCTTGGCCGCACGACCCATCTGCAACTGAATCACGCGGCTGAATGCCCGACCCCAGGCGAGGACTCACAACGTTCACGGACGCTGATCTTCTTGGCGTATGCGGTTTTAGCGGCCACTGCCACGACACGTTTTCAGCAGGCACGGGCAGTGCCGATATATATCAATGAGAATGGGTTTATTGCCCTGAATCCCCCTCTGACACCCATGCGCATCGGCAGTTTGAGTACCCGGACAGCCCATCCCGTCTTCTTGCAACAGCTTCAAGCAGTCCTACAAGCTGTGGGCCTCAACGTAGCGCTGATCAACCCGTATGCCCTCAAGACGAAGGGCGAAATGCTCACAGAATGCGCAAATCAGACCGTGCTGAGCCGCTGGGCGAGCGCCACAACCAGTTGTGGTCGTTATCGACGATTCGGTTATAAGCACTGTGGTCGGTGCATCCCATGTCAGGTTCGTCGGGCGGCCTTCCTCGCCTGGGGCCAGCCAGACCGCACGGAATATGTCTTCTATCCTCTAGGCCAGAATGACGACAGCCACGCACTCTTCGATGATGTCCGCTCCTTGGCCTTGGCGATCATCACCGTGGAGCAAGAAGGTGTGCAGCGGTTTTTGGGAGCTTCCTTGAGTGACCGGCGAATCGGCGACCGGGCAGCAATGGAGGCTATGGTGAAGCGTTCTATGGAGGAGTTGGGGGCACTTCACCGCCTCCTAAAGGTGCCATGA